The proteins below come from a single Thermodesulfobacteriota bacterium genomic window:
- the glmS gene encoding glutamine--fructose-6-phosphate transaminase (isomerizing), giving the protein MCGIVGYIGRGEAKEIVLDALKRLEYRGYDSAGIAILERDTIKVIKKKGKVDELKELVFMDAPSGTIGIGHTRWATHGIPSDQNAHPHRAYDIVVVHNGIIENYLELKEKLKRRGHRFLSDTDTEVIAHLVAFYLRQGNSFIDSVRFALSELKGSWAIALMRERERVLIGAKRESPLLVGLGQNEYFLASDAPAVISRTNRFIFLEDGDVVVLTDEGVKILNEKGEIVQRKIHTVNWSPMMAEKGGFKHFMLKEIYEQPRAISDTMIGRLKEERGEIHFEEWTWRKNKPIRRFWMVACGTSYHACLIGKYIFEKNLRIPVEVDIASEFRYREPPMDKDDLLILLSQSGETADTIAAMREGKKRGIYTLSICNVLGSTLSRESDGTIFTHAGPEIGVASTKSFVTQIVVLFMLMLHFSAILRTKTEEEVKNMILELRKIPHKVNEILERSSHIEEIAKKYYKYRDFLYIGRGINYPTILEGALKLKEISYIHAEGYAAGEMKHGPIALIDENMPVICLSPNDITYAKTCANIEEVISRRGKVILLTDTEYHDMAKKVNEVITIPQTIYELQPITGIVPLQLFAYYVANFLGTDVDQPRNLAKSVTVE; this is encoded by the coding sequence GTGTGTGGGATCGTGGGATACATAGGTAGAGGAGAAGCGAAGGAGATAGTTTTGGATGCTCTAAAAAGACTTGAGTACAGAGGTTACGATTCGGCAGGCATCGCAATTTTAGAGAGAGATACTATAAAGGTGATCAAAAAGAAGGGAAAGGTAGATGAACTTAAAGAGCTCGTCTTTATGGATGCACCATCCGGGACGATAGGGATCGGTCACACAAGATGGGCAACCCACGGGATTCCTTCTGATCAGAATGCTCATCCTCACAGGGCCTACGATATAGTTGTCGTTCACAATGGCATCATAGAGAACTATCTGGAGTTAAAGGAGAAACTAAAAAGGCGTGGCCATAGATTCTTATCTGACACAGATACAGAGGTTATAGCCCATCTCGTTGCCTTCTATTTAAGGCAGGGAAACAGTTTTATAGACTCTGTAAGGTTTGCCCTCTCAGAGCTTAAAGGTTCTTGGGCTATTGCCCTAATGAGGGAAAGAGAGAGAGTCCTAATAGGAGCAAAAAGAGAAAGCCCATTACTTGTCGGACTTGGCCAAAACGAATACTTTTTGGCATCCGATGCACCGGCAGTTATCTCAAGGACGAACCGTTTTATATTTCTCGAAGACGGCGACGTAGTGGTCCTTACAGATGAGGGGGTCAAAATCTTAAACGAGAAAGGAGAAATTGTCCAAAGAAAAATACACACAGTCAATTGGTCGCCTATGATGGCGGAAAAAGGCGGCTTTAAACATTTCATGCTCAAAGAGATCTACGAGCAACCCCGTGCAATATCGGATACTATGATAGGAAGGCTCAAAGAGGAGAGGGGAGAAATCCATTTCGAAGAATGGACGTGGAGAAAAAATAAACCGATACGGAGATTCTGGATGGTCGCCTGTGGAACTTCCTATCACGCATGCCTAATCGGGAAGTACATTTTTGAGAAGAACTTGAGGATCCCTGTTGAAGTGGACATTGCATCTGAGTTTCGCTACAGGGAACCACCGATGGACAAGGACGATTTACTTATACTCCTTTCCCAGTCAGGAGAGACCGCAGACACAATTGCCGCAATGAGGGAAGGAAAAAAAAGGGGAATCTACACTCTCTCCATATGCAATGTTCTGGGGAGTACTCTTTCGAGGGAATCGGATGGAACGATATTTACCCATGCGGGACCCGAGATTGGGGTAGCCTCAACAAAGTCTTTCGTTACGCAGATAGTCGTTCTTTTTATGCTTATGCTCCACTTTTCGGCCATACTAAGGACAAAAACGGAAGAAGAAGTAAAAAACATGATTTTAGAGCTGAGAAAAATACCGCACAAGGTAAACGAGATCCTAGAAAGGTCAAGCCATATAGAGGAGATTGCAAAAAAATACTACAAGTATAGAGACTTTCTCTACATAGGAAGGGGAATAAACTACCCAACTATTTTGGAGGGGGCACTGAAACTCAAAGAAATCTCATACATACACGCGGAAGGCTACGCTGCAGGCGAGATGAAACATGGTCCCATCGCGCTAATCGATGAAAATATGCCAGTTATTTGTCTATCCCCTAACGATATCACATATGCAAAAACTTGTGCTAATATAGAAGAGGTGATTTCAAGAAGGGGGAAGGTCATCCTTTTGACAGATACTGAGTACCACGACATGGCAAAAAAAGTGAACGAAGTAATAACGATTCCCCAAACTATATACGAACTCCAGCCCATAACCGGGATTGTCCCGTTACAGCTTTTTGCCTATTACGTTGCAAACTTTCTAGGAACTGACGTTGATCAACCGAGAAACTTAGCAAAGAGTGTGACGGTTGAATAG
- a CDS encoding diguanylate cyclase, with the protein MNSLRLEDGIISSGLDCLPLPILIVEESGKIRYANREAAKFFSFAEEEFGKSIEENEKLRSLGLSQVINAAITKDELYIDSLHSSSPPKRVIKLMAVPLRKEKPSLFLLVFLDPAHGYIRWESLSPFLVYDTLPLGIVVTERDGRILMINREFTKITGYAQEEIPHVKILIRKVIPDSERRRNFFDLLKSTIKKGEDKAIVFPLVCKDGSVKEVEIKVEVLDERRVITSRDVTPFKAMERELVESERRYRSLFENSRDAIYITSSDGRFLDVNPAFCDLFGEKKEEILKKSAKDAYVTDDEKLRLKSAIGRHGFVKDFEIRLRKANGEVLHCLVTVTAIRDETGKIAQYQGIVRDITEKKRTEEKMRYMAFHDLLTGLPNRSLFVDRLEIAIAYAKRMKTMVAVMMLDLDRFKEINDFYGHTVGDMVLKEVAERLKSVIRRTDTIARMGGDEFIGIFTNIKNLEDVATIGNKVHGQFKSPIVVRDQKFLISVSIGFALYPIHGTDIETLLRKADLAMYQVKQASRDGFKIYEEGTLASLDGEAELD; encoded by the coding sequence TTGAATAGCCTTAGGCTTGAAGATGGCATTATAAGTTCTGGGCTTGATTGTCTTCCTTTACCTATTCTTATCGTAGAAGAGAGTGGAAAGATAAGGTACGCCAATAGAGAAGCTGCGAAGTTTTTCTCATTCGCAGAGGAAGAATTCGGAAAAAGTATAGAAGAGAATGAAAAGCTTAGATCTTTAGGTCTATCTCAGGTAATAAACGCCGCCATAACGAAAGACGAACTCTACATAGACTCTCTTCATAGTTCTTCGCCCCCAAAAAGGGTCATAAAGCTCATGGCAGTACCCCTAAGAAAAGAAAAACCTTCCCTCTTTTTGTTGGTCTTTTTGGATCCTGCTCATGGGTACATCAGATGGGAAAGTCTGAGCCCCTTTTTAGTCTATGATACTCTTCCTCTCGGGATAGTTGTCACCGAAAGGGATGGTAGAATCCTTATGATAAACCGGGAGTTTACAAAAATAACAGGGTACGCGCAAGAAGAGATACCGCATGTTAAGATCCTTATAAGGAAGGTTATTCCCGACTCAGAAAGAAGACGCAATTTTTTCGATTTGTTAAAGAGCACAATAAAAAAGGGTGAGGATAAGGCTATTGTCTTTCCACTTGTATGTAAAGACGGGAGTGTCAAAGAGGTTGAGATTAAAGTTGAAGTCTTAGACGAAAGAAGAGTAATCACATCAAGGGATGTAACCCCTTTTAAAGCCATGGAGAGGGAACTTGTTGAGAGCGAAAGAAGATACAGATCGCTTTTTGAAAACTCCAGGGACGCAATATACATAACTTCATCCGACGGAAGATTTCTGGATGTGAATCCTGCCTTCTGTGATCTTTTCGGGGAAAAGAAGGAGGAGATTTTAAAGAAATCTGCAAAGGACGCATACGTAACCGACGACGAGAAATTGAGACTTAAATCAGCCATAGGGAGGCACGGCTTTGTAAAGGACTTCGAAATAAGGCTGAGAAAGGCGAACGGAGAGGTACTACACTGTCTAGTTACTGTTACGGCCATAAGGGACGAGACGGGAAAGATCGCACAGTACCAGGGGATTGTGCGAGACATAACCGAGAAAAAGAGGACCGAAGAGAAGATGAGGTACATGGCATTCCACGATTTACTGACAGGTCTGCCAAATAGATCACTTTTTGTTGACAGACTTGAGATCGCCATAGCCTACGCAAAAAGGATGAAGACCATGGTGGCTGTTATGATGCTCGACCTTGACAGGTTCAAGGAAATAAACGATTTTTACGGCCACACAGTTGGGGATATGGTACTTAAGGAGGTGGCAGAGAGGCTTAAAAGTGTGATTAGGAGGACTGACACAATCGCAAGGATGGGGGGAGACGAATTTATTGGAATATTTACCAACATCAAGAACTTAGAGGATGTGGCAACGATAGGAAATAAAGTACATGGCCAGTTCAAGAGTCCGATTGTAGTCCGGGACCAAAAATTTTTGATCAGTGTAAGCATCGGTTTTGCACTCTACCCAATTCACGGAACCGATATAGAAACACTTTTGAGGAAGGCAGATTTGGCCATGTATCAAGTGAAACAGGCAAGTAGGGACGGTTTTAAGATATACGAGGAAGGGACGCTTGCTTCCCTTGACGGTGAGGCTGAGCTGGATTAG
- the tatA gene encoding twin-arginine translocase TatA/TatE family subunit, protein MFGLGLPEIIVILVVALLLFGPSKLPEVAKSIGRTLDELRRMADDVKETIKEEMVVIDREIEEKGQKERDSKEDREPQS, encoded by the coding sequence ATGTTCGGACTGGGTCTACCAGAAATAATAGTTATACTAGTTGTTGCACTCCTTCTTTTTGGTCCTTCGAAACTGCCGGAGGTGGCTAAATCGATCGGAAGGACATTAGACGAACTAAGAAGGATGGCCGATGACGTCAAAGAGACGATAAAGGAAGAGATGGTGGTCATAGATAGAGAAATCGAAGAAAAGGGTCAAAAAGAGAGAGACTCGAAAGAAGATAGAGAACCCCAGTCTTAA
- a CDS encoding NTP transferase domain-containing protein, translating into MTDRLNVVILAAGEGKRMRSKIPKVMHEILFEPMIRYVIRIAKGINPKKIVVVLGFGKDEVIDCIKDEDIRICIQEEQKGTAHALLCAEEEVKDGDVLVLYGDVPLIKEETLKNFIGFFEKTKDITFLVTKLKDPKGYGRVILKGDSIEKIVEEKEAISSELKIKMVNTGVCVIPSFAFPLIRRISNKNKSQEFYLTDICLLAKEAGKKVKAFIHHDPLEVLGINTKEDLFFANCVMRERIIKKHLENGVIIFEKSVTIGPNVSIGKDTKIWGNSLIIGNTTIGERVEIGSFVVIKDSIIEGGAKIGSFVYLDGFKVGRGEKIPNFFSSEGGRPCVGSWDT; encoded by the coding sequence ATGACGGATCGATTGAACGTCGTTATCCTTGCCGCTGGAGAAGGAAAGAGGATGAGATCAAAAATTCCCAAGGTGATGCACGAGATACTCTTTGAGCCTATGATCCGATATGTGATCCGTATAGCAAAGGGGATAAATCCCAAAAAGATAGTTGTAGTTTTGGGTTTTGGAAAAGACGAGGTGATCGATTGCATAAAAGACGAGGATATTAGGATATGCATCCAAGAAGAACAGAAAGGGACAGCCCATGCGCTTCTATGTGCGGAAGAAGAGGTGAAAGATGGGGACGTTCTTGTCCTTTATGGTGATGTGCCGCTAATTAAAGAAGAGACGTTAAAAAATTTCATTGGCTTTTTTGAAAAAACAAAAGATATCACCTTTCTCGTGACGAAGCTAAAAGACCCAAAGGGTTATGGAAGGGTTATACTTAAAGGGGATTCGATTGAAAAAATAGTTGAAGAAAAGGAGGCAATAAGTTCGGAACTAAAGATAAAGATGGTAAATACGGGGGTCTGTGTCATACCTTCTTTTGCCTTTCCTTTAATTAGGCGGATTTCGAACAAAAATAAAAGTCAAGAATTCTATCTCACAGATATATGTCTTTTGGCTAAAGAAGCTGGAAAGAAAGTAAAGGCCTTTATACATCATGACCCTTTGGAGGTTTTGGGCATAAACACAAAGGAGGACCTCTTTTTCGCAAACTGTGTAATGAGGGAGAGGATCATAAAAAAGCATTTAGAAAACGGGGTTATAATTTTTGAAAAAAGTGTCACGATCGGCCCTAATGTGTCGATAGGGAAGGATACGAAGATTTGGGGAAACTCTTTAATCATCGGAAACACAACCATTGGAGAGAGGGTTGAGATAGGCTCCTTTGTGGTGATAAAAGATTCTATCATTGAGGGGGGTGCAAAGATAGGATCCTTCGTTTACCTAGATGGATTTAAAGTAGGGCGTGGTGAGAAAATACCCAATTTCTTTTCAAGTGAAGGAGGGAGGCCGTGTGTGGGATCGTGGGATACATAG
- the tatC gene encoding twin-arginine translocase subunit TatC, with translation MSHQRENGDKKPFLAHLEELRRRLIVCLSGIGFSFIITYSFKERIFEFLMKPYLKVMPDQSGFIFTYITEAFVTYLKVAFVAAIFLASPLILYEIWMFVAPGLYEHEKRYVYPFIFFGSILFVSGALFSYFVVIPYVYRFFVSFAQEFVVPMPDLKGYMGLTLKMLILFGFVFELPLVMYYLGKAGVISSETLKRKRKFAILGIFIVSAFLTPPDVTSQILLAFPLIGLYEISILILKVFGKKR, from the coding sequence ATGTCTCACCAAAGAGAAAACGGAGACAAAAAGCCGTTTCTTGCCCATCTTGAAGAGCTAAGGAGAAGACTTATCGTATGTCTTTCGGGTATCGGTTTTTCTTTCATCATTACCTACAGCTTCAAAGAGAGAATATTCGAATTCTTAATGAAGCCATACCTTAAGGTTATGCCAGATCAAAGCGGCTTTATATTCACCTACATTACCGAGGCCTTCGTTACGTACCTTAAAGTCGCTTTTGTTGCCGCAATCTTTCTTGCGTCCCCTCTCATCCTCTACGAGATCTGGATGTTTGTTGCACCAGGGCTTTACGAGCACGAAAAAAGATACGTCTATCCCTTCATCTTTTTTGGGTCTATCTTATTCGTTTCGGGAGCTTTATTCTCTTATTTTGTTGTCATTCCGTATGTTTATAGATTCTTTGTGAGTTTTGCACAGGAGTTTGTCGTGCCCATGCCTGACTTAAAAGGATACATGGGCCTCACACTTAAGATGCTCATCCTATTTGGTTTTGTCTTCGAACTTCCTCTTGTTATGTACTATCTCGGTAAAGCAGGAGTAATCTCCTCCGAGACACTAAAAAGGAAAAGAAAATTTGCAATTCTTGGGATATTCATAGTTTCAGCCTTTCTCACCCCCCCTGATGTGACAAGCCAGATTCTTCTTGCTTTCCCACTTATAGGCCTTTATGAAATAAGTATACTGATACTTAAAGTCTTTGGGAAAAAAAGATGA